The Salmo salar chromosome ssa02, Ssal_v3.1, whole genome shotgun sequence genome segment AAATATAAAAAATCAAAAGTGAAAAGTCTAGCCCTTCTTTCAGCGAAGGAAACAGACGGTGAGGGAAAACATCATAACAAGACCAGTACAAGAAAACCAAAACATAATTACGTTGAAAATGTTTTGGCCAGTATATAAATACATCATATAAAAATGTCCTCTGAAAAaatgaacaacaaaaaaattcgaGGATGAAAAAACATCGGTGAGAATTTCTCTATACATAACAtcagaaaaacataaaataatTTTGGTCCTGAATCGTAGAGAAGTGTATAAAGTTCAGCACAGATTTCAGTTGCGTTTGAATCCTGAAGTTAAGAATTAAAACAGCTGGTGATTTTTTTTTGTTCCTTTTAGGTAGAAAGGAATCAAACATAGCGCCATCTATCCATTTAAATAACCCTAACACTAGTTTCAACTGTTCGACAGTCTAACATACATCTCAGTAAAAGAGAGGACAGGTAACATCATGCgtttatctttaaaaaaaaaggtttgaCTTTTAGGTCAACAACCCACCTGGTTCATAAATCCATCTGTCTCGATGACAACAAAAAACTGTCCCGACAGCCAGCCTATTTCTGTACCTCTGTGAGTCTTATGAAGTTCACTTGGCGATCATAAAACGTTTCTCAAAATGTCCCTTTTAAGTAACTAACATTGATTAATAAAGTACAGCTGACCTAAACCCGCCATCATTATAAtcgtgcaaatcaatcacagttTTCCAGTTCTGATCGAGTGTTTCTTTCAATAGGACCCGATCACTCCTAGTCAGGGCGCAACAATATCTTCCTCTTCCTGTCCAGTCGAGGCAACACTTCAGCTTACTTGTAGCCATGTCTCATAATAACAGTCGACAGTTGATCCTTGAAATAAAAAGCAAGTTATTCTTTCGCTTTGTTCAACAGTCAGCGCTTGGGGCTTGCAGTCTCTTTCTCGGCGGGAGGGACCCTTGGTAGGTTACGGTATGACACAAAATCACTTTACCGGAATCCCTTTTTTTTCTCAGAATAGTAAGACAACATTTCCTGCTTGTGGTTTTCTCGTTCTCTATTTCTCTCGCTCAATACGTGAACACCAAATTAGAAATGGTCGACTCTAGCCAGTCTCCTGAAATCATCTCGCTCACCTCTGGGGTGCAGTAGTCGGGAAACTCAAAGTGAGAACCGGAGCCCGACTCGAAATTAAAATCCAAGTCTCTGTCCAAAACCGAGGTCCCAAAGCTTCCCAGCGACATGCTATCAAAACCAGGGCTAGGGTTAATGTCCAGTAGATCATCCTCAAACTCCTCATCTGatgaagaggattgggaggaggacgaggagtgaGAAGCGGAGGGAGTAGGGGAGGACGCCCGCATGCTTGTATAGTCTTCCGAGGCGCTGGAGGGAGACTCGCCGCCCTCCCTGCTGCTGGCTGTGGCGTCCTCGTACAGGCTGAGTAGTTCGCTGGAATCCGCCGAGCTGCTGAGCGTGGGACTGGCGGGCACCGCTGCTGAAGACGGGCTCACACTGTGGCTCAGGCTGCTGCCCCCGAACACATACATACGCTTCTTCTTGTCAGGTATTTGTTTGGCAGCAGAAACAGACTTGGATTTGTAAAGAGAATGGTGATCTGTGCCGATTACTTGTTCTGGGAATGATGGTGTTTTGGTGCTGTTCCCAAAAACTATTTTATGAGGTTTGCTGGATGATTTTGAGCCACTCTTTTTAGAAGATGGTTTCATGCTGGTGTTACAGTTGCTACCGCTGATCTTTCCCTCCTTCTCACCCGGTTTGGAGCTACTGGACTTGACCTTCTTTCTGGGCCGGTACTTGTAGTCTGGGTAGTCCGCCATGTGCTTGAGTCTGAGCCGCTCCGCCTCTCGTATGAAGGGGATCTTGTCGCAGTCTTTCAGCAGCTTCCAGCGCTTGCCCAGTCTCTTGGATATTTCCGCGTTGTGCATGTCCGGCGACTGCTCCATAATTTTACGTCTTTCAATCTGTGACCACACCATGAAAGCGTTCATCGGCCTCTTGATGTGACCGGTGGGTGTTTTGCACCAGGCGGGGTTCAGTTTGCCGTCCCCCGCGGAAGAAGCCGTGGAGCCGGGGCTCGGGGAGGAAGCCATGTCCAGGTCCATAGCTCCAGAATCCGACGACTCTCCCGCGAACACAGCCTCGGAGCTCTCCACATTACTTGTCTTCTGTACCATGATTATAAATGTCAATGAGAGTGCGCCTGCTTGCTCTCCAGTTCAGTTCCACACAGTaggtttattttttaatttaattttacaaTTCTAGCTGGCTGTGTGAATAGAAGTCAGTCCTGAGATGTGCCGAACCGGAACAACAGGAATCCGTTGGTAGCCGTTAAAAATGCTGGATTTGTTAAAAGTTCTTTTTCGAGTCTCTGTAATATGATACAGAACAAACGGTGTAAAAGTGTCCCCCGTTTCCACTCTCTTTCCTCCGACAATGCTTTATGTAGCCTAAGCTATTCAACCCTAGCAGTCGTGTAGGACTTAAACATGTGCCGTGTAAGCAGCGGAAAGCAAACTGAGTGGCTGTGTGAGCGCACTGACACTGAAAATGTTCAAAG includes the following:
- the LOC123727472 gene encoding transcription factor SOX-4-like encodes the protein MVQKTSNVESSEAVFAGESSDSGAMDLDMASSPSPGSTASSAGDGKLNPAWCKTPTGHIKRPMNAFMVWSQIERRKIMEQSPDMHNAEISKRLGKRWKLLKDCDKIPFIREAERLRLKHMADYPDYKYRPRKKVKSSSSKPGEKEGKISGSNCNTSMKPSSKKSGSKSSSKPHKIVFGNSTKTPSFPEQVIGTDHHSLYKSKSVSAAKQIPDKKKRMYVFGGSSLSHSVSPSSAAVPASPTLSSSADSSELLSLYEDATASSREGGESPSSASEDYTSMRASSPTPSASHSSSSSQSSSSDEEFEDDLLDINPSPGFDSMSLGSFGTSVLDRDLDFNFESGSGSHFEFPDYCTPEVSEMISGDWLESTISNLVFTY